In the Grimontia kaedaensis genome, one interval contains:
- a CDS encoding M15 family metallopeptidase, whose protein sequence is MAYQFGKRSLKRLSPLHPDLIKVMKRAIEITAVDFTVLEGRRTIERQKTLLAKGASTTMRSRHLTGHAVDLGAYVDGRVDWSWPLYHKIAEAVKQAAAELDIPIEWGGDWKTFKDGPHFQLPWSDYPLEQEAA, encoded by the coding sequence ATGGCTTATCAGTTTGGAAAGCGATCACTCAAACGTCTTTCACCGCTTCATCCCGACCTTATCAAGGTCATGAAACGCGCCATTGAGATAACAGCGGTTGATTTTACGGTGCTGGAAGGGCGAAGAACGATTGAGCGCCAGAAAACGCTATTGGCGAAAGGGGCGTCAACGACGATGCGCAGCCGACACCTCACTGGCCATGCGGTTGACCTTGGTGCTTATGTGGATGGTCGTGTTGACTGGAGTTGGCCGCTGTACCACAAGATAGCCGAGGCGGTAAAACAAGCGGCAGCAGAGTTGGATATCCCCATCGAGTGGGGCGGCGACTGGAAAACGTTCAAAGACGGACCGCATTTCCAGCTTCCCTGGTCAGACTATCCGTTAGAGCAGGAGGCTGCCTGA
- a CDS encoding 3TM-type holin produces MSVWNFITGLVEPVTDLIDDLHTSEEERLEVKAKLFAMQSAMAAKVMDYEARLIEAKTKVITAEAQGASWLQRNWRPITMLTFLVLVVADTFGLTEFRLAAEAWTLLQIGLGGYVVGRSAEKIVPKITEVMRKD; encoded by the coding sequence ATGAGTGTTTGGAACTTTATCACGGGCCTCGTTGAGCCTGTAACCGACCTGATAGATGACCTGCATACCAGTGAAGAAGAGCGGCTTGAGGTCAAAGCCAAGCTATTTGCCATGCAAAGCGCGATGGCAGCCAAGGTGATGGATTATGAAGCGCGTCTGATTGAAGCCAAAACCAAGGTCATTACTGCAGAAGCACAAGGCGCGAGTTGGTTACAACGTAACTGGCGTCCTATCACCATGCTTACATTCCTCGTGCTCGTTGTTGCGGACACGTTTGGGTTAACTGAATTTCGTTTAGCCGCTGAGGCATGGACCTTACTACAAATTGGTTTGGGCGGTTATGTGGTTGGCAGAAGCGCTGAGAAGATTGTCCCGAAGATCACTGAGGTGATGAGGAAGGATTGA
- a CDS encoding phage holin produces the protein MNDSASAISYSASAVTTMAGLTINEWVALGGFLIGVATFAVNWWYKHVQTKILQDQSKQD, from the coding sequence ATGAATGATTCCGCTTCGGCCATTTCCTATAGTGCTTCTGCTGTTACGACCATGGCAGGACTCACCATCAATGAGTGGGTTGCCCTGGGCGGCTTTCTGATTGGTGTCGCCACCTTTGCCGTTAACTGGTGGTACAAACACGTGCAAACCAAAATCCTTCAGGACCAGAGCAAGCAAGACTAG
- a CDS encoding terminase — protein sequence MTEHEQAEEIRRNLGDKWWRLNNLYKIENEQGELVTFRLRPAQRLLFELMHWLNIILKARQIGFSTAIDIYLLDEALFNNNLKCGIIAQDQNASGEIFRTKIEIPFDNLPEWLKARFKIKSRTSGKTGGSILFEHGSSIQVATSFRSGTVHRLHVSEHGKICAQYPQKAKEVRTGTLNAIHPGCVAFIESTAEGVGGDFHAMSMKSMEHARVDAELTQLDWKFHFFAWWHDPKYRAPVPKHGLVMSKTHREYFAAVEEAMDCSIDDEQRQWYLLKEAEQGEEMKQEFPSTPIEAFLTSGRRVFDANHVMTAEGQCSKPLIVYDVEPVTGKRTKAPKPERLDEQGQRSLMNMLLVWELPDPDEEYALGVDIAEGLEHGDRASLDIVKRSDGEQVAHWYGLLDVELLAHLVAHLGKWYNKAYAGPERNNHGHAFILAFKELYPTQRIYCEQYIDRDDEDETVKLGWLTTKHSKPILTEGMKTLLRHGQSGINWIGTVSELHTFVYDKKGAMGAQEGCFDDQVMSYLIAQEMRARMPARVVKDKEAQHPRVKHWMAR from the coding sequence ATGACAGAGCACGAGCAAGCGGAGGAAATCAGACGCAACCTTGGTGACAAGTGGTGGCGCCTTAACAACCTCTACAAAATCGAAAACGAACAGGGCGAGTTAGTCACCTTTCGTTTGAGGCCAGCGCAAAGGCTGCTGTTTGAGCTGATGCACTGGCTCAACATCATCCTGAAGGCCAGACAGATTGGCTTCTCCACCGCGATAGACATTTACCTGTTGGATGAAGCCCTTTTCAACAACAACCTGAAGTGCGGCATCATTGCCCAGGACCAAAATGCCTCGGGTGAGATATTCCGGACCAAGATAGAAATCCCGTTCGACAACTTGCCGGAGTGGTTGAAGGCCCGCTTCAAAATCAAATCGCGGACCTCAGGGAAGACGGGCGGCAGTATCCTGTTTGAGCATGGATCGAGCATTCAGGTCGCCACTTCATTCCGTTCAGGCACCGTGCATCGCTTGCACGTTTCAGAACACGGCAAGATTTGCGCGCAATACCCTCAGAAAGCCAAGGAAGTCAGAACCGGGACGCTCAATGCGATTCATCCGGGTTGTGTGGCGTTCATCGAATCGACCGCCGAAGGAGTTGGCGGCGATTTTCATGCGATGTCCATGAAGTCGATGGAGCATGCGAGAGTTGACGCCGAGCTAACCCAACTCGATTGGAAGTTCCACTTCTTCGCGTGGTGGCATGACCCGAAGTATCGGGCACCGGTACCAAAGCATGGTCTGGTGATGAGCAAAACCCATCGTGAGTACTTTGCTGCAGTGGAAGAAGCCATGGACTGCAGCATCGATGACGAGCAAAGACAGTGGTACCTGCTGAAAGAAGCAGAGCAGGGCGAAGAGATGAAACAGGAGTTTCCCTCGACGCCTATCGAAGCGTTCCTCACATCAGGGCGCCGCGTCTTTGATGCCAACCATGTGATGACCGCGGAAGGCCAATGCAGCAAACCACTCATTGTGTATGACGTTGAGCCCGTCACAGGCAAGCGCACCAAAGCGCCAAAACCTGAAAGGCTGGATGAGCAAGGCCAGCGTAGCTTGATGAACATGCTGTTGGTCTGGGAGCTGCCAGACCCCGATGAGGAATATGCCTTGGGTGTCGATATCGCAGAAGGGCTTGAGCATGGAGATAGAGCGAGCCTTGATATCGTTAAGCGTAGCGATGGCGAACAGGTGGCGCATTGGTATGGGCTCCTTGATGTTGAGCTCTTGGCGCATCTCGTGGCCCATTTAGGCAAGTGGTACAACAAAGCTTATGCCGGACCGGAGCGAAACAATCACGGGCACGCTTTCATTCTGGCCTTCAAAGAGCTTTACCCAACGCAGCGCATTTACTGCGAGCAATACATTGACCGCGATGACGAAGACGAAACGGTCAAACTTGGTTGGCTCACCACTAAGCATTCCAAGCCCATTCTCACTGAAGGCATGAAAACACTACTGCGTCATGGTCAGTCCGGCATCAACTGGATAGGTACCGTGTCAGAGCTGCATACCTTCGTGTATGACAAGAAAGGCGCAATGGGAGCACAGGAAGGGTGCTTTGACGACCAGGTCATGAGTTATCTGATAGCACAGGAGATGCGGGCAAGGATGCCAGCCCGCGTGGTGAAGGACAAAGAAGCGCAACACCCAAGAGTGAAACACTGGATGGCGAGGTAA